TGGCATTCAGCCGCAATCAAAAAGCGCTGACGGAGAGCCGGAAGCTGAGGATCAAAAGCAATTGCCGACTGGCACGCCATCAGCCCAAGAGACTGATGATGCTAAGGCCGATAATCTGCCCGATCATTTAACCACAGCGGTTATCAATCAAAATCTGATTGACCCGATGATTGGCATGGGGGATGTCACTCCCCGCGATTTCTTGAAGTCATAGGTTTATCAGTGAATTCTTAACAAGTTCAAGCCGAAATTATGGTAGAATTTAAATAAATAGGTAAAGAAGAATACTTGGAGGAAATCATGGCCGAATCAAAAACGCATCCCAATCTTAAATTATTTTCTTTGAATTCCAACCGCCACTTGGCTGAGGAAATTAGTAAAGCAGTCGGTGTGCCGCTTGGCAAGTCAACAGTTGAAAAGTTTAGCGATGACGAAATTAAAATTAGCGTCGATGAGAGTATTCGCGGTGATGAAGTTTACATCATCCAATCCGTTTCTGATCCCGTTAATTCTAATTTGATGGAATTATTGATTATGGTGGATGCCGTTCGTCGGGCAAGTGCCAAGTCAATCAACGTGGTGATTCCTTATTATGGCTATTCACGTGCCGATCGGAAAGCGCGCTCCAGAGAACCAATTACTGCCAAATTAGTCGCTTCCTTTTTAGAGATGGATGGCGTTGATCGCGTGGTTGCCCTTGATCTGCATGCTGACCAGATCCAAGGCTTCTTCAACATTCCTGTTGACCATTTGAAAGCCGATACGCTGTTGGCAGACTATTTTGTTAAAACCCACAAGAGTTCCGATGTTGTTGTCGTTTCACCGGACCATACCGGTGTTTCGCGTGCACGAAAATTCGCTGAACTTCTGAGTGCGCCGATTGCGATTATTGACAACCGGTCGCCGGAAGATGCCACCACGGTTCCCGAATCAGTTATCGGGAACGTGAAGGGCAAACGGGCGATTATTGTCGACGACATGATCGATACGGCATTTAAATTGACAATTGCTGCCGAAACCTTAAAAAAGGCCGGCGCAACCGATGTCTTTGCGATTGCAACCCACGCTGTCTTTTCAGGGGATGCCCAACAGCGGCTTCAGGATTCACCAATCAAGAAGGTTATTGTGACAGATTCAATTAGTATTTCCAAAGCTGACCAATTTGAAAAACTGGAAGTGGTTTCCGTGGGTCAATTATTTGGTGAAGCCATTAACTTGATTCATAATCACAAATCGGTTGGTAAGCTGTTTGGAAGATAAAATATTTTACGAGGTGGTTTAATTTATGTATAAGGCAAATGACGATCGTTATGAAAACGCAGTGGTACGCAGAGCTGGAAATTCCGGGCTCCAACTGCCGGCACTATCATTTGGATTGTGGCATAGCTTTGGCGATGACGCCAACTATGGCGACAGCGAGAAAGTCATTTTGAAGGCCTTTGACTTAGGAATCTTTAGCTTTGATAATGCTTATAATTACGGCCCAAGTGCCGGTGCTGCTGAGCGGATGTTCGGTGAAGTTTACCGTGCCAACCTCAAGCCGTACCGCGATGAGCTGGTGATTACCACTAAAGCCGGGTTTAATATGTGGCCCGGACCTTATGGGAACTTCTCATCAAAGAAAACCTTGGTTAATGCGCTTGACGGCAGTTTGAAGCGGATGGGCTTGGACTATGTGGATATCTATTACAGCCACCGGTTTGATCCCAATACCAGCCTTGAAGAAACTGCTGAAGCCTTGGATGAGATCGTTCGTTCCGGAAAGGCGCTCTACATTGGGATCTCCAACTACAATGCCGCCCAAACCGCTGAAATTATCAAATATTTCAAGGAACTCCATACACCATTCGTTGTGAATCAGGCATCTTATAATATGCTCAACCGTGGTATTGAAGAAGATGGTCTGCTGGATACATTGAGCCAAAATAATAAGGCGCTGGTCGCATACGGGCCATTGGCTGAAGGCCTCTTGACTGACAAGTATTTAGGCGGCATGGATGATAACGTTAAGATTCACTGGAGTAATGAATTTGTCATCAAACATGGTAAAGACGAGTTGGTGAAGAAATTAAATGAGCTCAATGACATTGCCAAGAACCGGAACCAAAATCTGGCTCAGATGTCATTAGCTTGGCTTTTGCACGATCCAACGGTTGTCAGCGTGGTTACTGGGGCCTCGAAGATTAATCATCTGGAAGATAACCTGAAAGCACTCAACAATCTTGACTTTACGTCCGATGAATTAGCTCAGATTGATAAAATCGTTAAAGAATAATTATTAGGTTGTTCATACATGTTTGAATTAAGCATTAAATTGGGATTAAACCGGTTTAATGCTTTTTATTTGGTATAATCTAATCAAAGACATTTGTCCGTGAATGGAGAATAATTATGACAAAGAAAGTGACAATTACTGATTTAGCCGCTCGTGCCCAGGTCTCAGTGACAACGGTTTCACAAATTCTCAATGGTAAGGCTGCCCGTTTTAGCAGTAAGACCGTTGAGAAAGTTAAGCAGTTGCAAAAGGAAATGGGCTACGTTCCCGACTTTAACGCCCAAAGCTTGATTCGTAAAAGCGGTCGGACAATCGGTGTGATCATTCCCAACATGAATAACCCTTTCTTTAGCAGATTTTTACTTGGCATTGAGACTGAGGCAATTAAACAGGACTATGTGCCCCTTATTTTTGGCTCTAACAACAGTCAGTCACAAGAGACGCACTATCTCTTCGAATCTGTTCGAAGGGCCGCAGACGGCATGATAATCGCTTCAGCGGTGTCCGACATTAATTATATTGATAATATCTTGAATCAAAACGGCATTCCCTATATTTTAATTGACCAGGCACCGGTGGTTAAGGGTGATCGGGTTGATGCCAATAATCAAAAGGGCGGGGCTTTACTAGCCGATTATTTAATCAAGAATGGTCATACTGATGTTGCGGTTGTCTGTGCCACCAAACCAACCCTCAATCTTCAGGAACGGCTGGCTGGATTTGTGGAAGCCTACAAAAACAACGGCACCCCAATTCCTGAAGACCGAATTATTACGACTGAGATGACCAAAAAAGGGGGTTACGCTGCTACGAAAGCAGCGTTAGCCACCAAGCCAACTGCGATTTTTGGGATCAATGACGAGGTTGCCATTGGGGTCTATCGTGGGCTTGAAGAAGCCGGCTTGAAAATTCCAAGTGACATTTCGGTGGTTGGATATGATGACATTGATTTGGGAGAGTACATTTCCCCCAAACTCACCACCGTTCATCAGCCTGCTTTTGAAATGGGAACCAACGCCGCTCAAATGATCATCAAGCGAATTGAAGACCATAATGAGCCAATCCAACAGGTTTCCCTGCCGGTATCCTTGGTAGAAAGAGAGAGTGTCCGGGCAATTAACTAACTGGGATAGTTGTTAAATTTCAGGAAATTTGATAGAATTTGGTTAAAGGTTTTAACACACTATACTAAGGGATTTAGAGGAGCTTATTATGACAAATAAAGTGGTTGTGCTCGGAAGTCTAAACGTTGATACAACATTGCACATTGACCAAATGCCAAAACCGGGGGAAACGATTAGTGCCAAGAGTAAAACCAATTCCGCTGGCGGTAAAGGGGCCAATCAAGCAGTCGCAGCTGCCCGTTCCGGTGCTCAGACGAGTTTTATTGGGCAAGTGGGTGATGATAGCAACGGCATCTTTATGATCGATGCTTTGAAACTTGACGGCATTAATACCGATCATGTGGGTATCAATCAGGTCGATGGGACCGGGTCTGCGGTCATTCTTCTGGACAGCCAGGGTCAAAACAGCATCATGGTTTATGGTGGGGCTAACCAAGCCATGAAAACCGAAGTCATCGCCGACAGCCAAGCCCTGATTAAAAGTGCCGATATTTTAATTTCCGAATTTGAAACGCCCCAGGAAGTCACCTACGAAGCGTTTAAGTTGGCCAAACAACATGGTGTGACCACGATTTTAAATCCGGCACCGGCTTCAAAAATCATTTACGGGTTGCTCGAAGTCACCGATTTGATTGTTCCCAACGAAACCGAAAGTGCCACATTGACCGGTATCGAAGTCAACGATACTGATTCAATGGATCAAAATGCCGCTAAATTCAGCGAGATGGGTATCGATAACTTGATCATTACGGTGGGCGATCGCGGCGCGTACTATCATACTCCAAGCGACAGTGGCTTTGTGCCGGCATTCAAAGTTAAGGCAAAAGACACCACGGCAGCTGGCGACACATTTATCGGGGCTTTCAGTTCACAAATTAACCAAGATTTATCCAATATTGAAGCAGCTTTGGTTTATGCTCAAAAGGCTTCATCCATTACAGTTCAACGTTTAGGGGCCTTACCTTCCATTCCCACGGCCGAAGAAATCAAAGCGGAATACAAATAAAAATTATCTTAAGTATTAGTTTAATTTTTCTTCCAAACTGTTTTGCGAGTAGGGTGTTGCTTTCTCGAATTTTATCTGGTAGTATATCCAGACGTTAGCAGGAAATGTTAAAAAATTGATAACATTCCCACGTTAGAAATCAGGATTGACGATTCGAAATTCAAATTTCATGTTCAAAGGAGTTTATAGCTATGAGTAATAAGTTAGAAATTCTGAGAGAATACCAAAAGGCATCCTCGAAGCTTGATCAATTAAAGTCCGAAGAAGCAGACAAGATCAAGTCTACCCCAGTGAATACGAGTTCTACCGAAGTAATCACACCACAGTTTGGAAACGAAATGACGCATTTGAATGAAGAATGCATGCAGTTAAACATGATCTTAGAAGCAATGGATGCTTCGGAAGAC
Above is a genomic segment from Lentilactobacillus buchneri containing:
- the rbsR gene encoding ribose utilization transcriptional repressor RbsR; translation: MTKKVTITDLAARAQVSVTTVSQILNGKAARFSSKTVEKVKQLQKEMGYVPDFNAQSLIRKSGRTIGVIIPNMNNPFFSRFLLGIETEAIKQDYVPLIFGSNNSQSQETHYLFESVRRAADGMIIASAVSDINYIDNILNQNGIPYILIDQAPVVKGDRVDANNQKGGALLADYLIKNGHTDVAVVCATKPTLNLQERLAGFVEAYKNNGTPIPEDRIITTEMTKKGGYAATKAALATKPTAIFGINDEVAIGVYRGLEEAGLKIPSDISVVGYDDIDLGEYISPKLTTVHQPAFEMGTNAAQMIIKRIEDHNEPIQQVSLPVSLVERESVRAIN
- a CDS encoding ribose-phosphate diphosphokinase, with protein sequence MAESKTHPNLKLFSLNSNRHLAEEISKAVGVPLGKSTVEKFSDDEIKISVDESIRGDEVYIIQSVSDPVNSNLMELLIMVDAVRRASAKSINVVIPYYGYSRADRKARSREPITAKLVASFLEMDGVDRVVALDLHADQIQGFFNIPVDHLKADTLLADYFVKTHKSSDVVVVSPDHTGVSRARKFAELLSAPIAIIDNRSPEDATTVPESVIGNVKGKRAIIVDDMIDTAFKLTIAAETLKKAGATDVFAIATHAVFSGDAQQRLQDSPIKKVIVTDSISISKADQFEKLEVVSVGQLFGEAINLIHNHKSVGKLFGR
- the rbsK gene encoding ribokinase, whose amino-acid sequence is MTNKVVVLGSLNVDTTLHIDQMPKPGETISAKSKTNSAGGKGANQAVAAARSGAQTSFIGQVGDDSNGIFMIDALKLDGINTDHVGINQVDGTGSAVILLDSQGQNSIMVYGGANQAMKTEVIADSQALIKSADILISEFETPQEVTYEAFKLAKQHGVTTILNPAPASKIIYGLLEVTDLIVPNETESATLTGIEVNDTDSMDQNAAKFSEMGIDNLIITVGDRGAYYHTPSDSGFVPAFKVKAKDTTAAGDTFIGAFSSQINQDLSNIEAALVYAQKASSITVQRLGALPSIPTAEEIKAEYK
- a CDS encoding aldo/keto reductase; its protein translation is MYKANDDRYENAVVRRAGNSGLQLPALSFGLWHSFGDDANYGDSEKVILKAFDLGIFSFDNAYNYGPSAGAAERMFGEVYRANLKPYRDELVITTKAGFNMWPGPYGNFSSKKTLVNALDGSLKRMGLDYVDIYYSHRFDPNTSLEETAEALDEIVRSGKALYIGISNYNAAQTAEIIKYFKELHTPFVVNQASYNMLNRGIEEDGLLDTLSQNNKALVAYGPLAEGLLTDKYLGGMDDNVKIHWSNEFVIKHGKDELVKKLNELNDIAKNRNQNLAQMSLAWLLHDPTVVSVVTGASKINHLEDNLKALNNLDFTSDELAQIDKIVKE